The DNA segment CGTTTCCGGCCGACGATATCGGCCCACGCAAGGTAGCACTATTCCGTTTTGTACAGTCAAAACTCATCGTCTTCGACTCACTGGTGGTCTGTCAGTTTTTGCCCTATTCTTATGAGCAAATAAACGGCCTTCTATCGGCGGTGACCGGATGGGATACCAGCGTCAATGAGTTGATGCGTATCGCGGAAAGGACGCTTACCATGGCCAGGCTGTTCAACCTTCGTGAGGGACTTACCGCCGCCGACGATAAGTTACCGCAGCGCTTCTTCCAGCCGAAAACTGATGGCGTGCTGGCCGATAAAGCGCTGGACCCGGAGAAAATGGAACTGGCCAGGAGATATTACTATACTTTGATGGGCTGGGACGAAGAAACCGGCGTTCCCAGGCCGGAAAAAGTGGAGGAGCTGGAAATCTCTTAATCGGTTACTGATAGCGGCCACCGGTGTCAGCCGCTGAGCAGGATTTCGTGCACCTTACCGGCGAAGTCCTCGCTTTCAGCGTCGTCGGTAATAATCTGAATCTGTTCCGGGGAGCTTACTCCCAACCCCAGCTCCACTGCCCGGGCAATCTGGTCCTGCCCGAAGATAGGGCCTTTACTGACCTCCGGCGTCGTGCCGAAAAATCGCAGGATGGCCACACCCACCGCGTCTATAGCCACCCGGTCGCTGCCGGCCAGTATTACATCAGCATTCACCCGTGTACCCTTATCGGGTCCACCATCTACGAAGGCCTCCACCCCATCCAGCACGACCAGGTCCGGATTATAGGCGGTATTTATTTCGGCTATCATCTGCCGCTGGTAGCGCGAGCTGTGCAGCTCGCCCATATAGGGATATCCGGTACGGGGCACCAGCCCCACAGAATTCTTCAGCGACAGGGTAAAGTGGCCGCCATAGGCATGTGTTTTGAGACAGCAGGTCTGGACAATCGTTTCCGCTTCCAGATAGGCCCGGGCAAAGAGGAAACCGTCCTGCCAGTGGCTGTCACTCGGCTTAACATGAACCCACCCCTCGGGCCCGAGTTCCTGAAGGTTGACCACCTCAATTCCCAGTTCCTTGGCCAGCGGGAAGATACCTTTCTTCTCCATCACATCACGGGTATTGGGCGGGCCGCTGCGTTCGGCCAGAGTTATGCTGCTGGCCCCCATTTCCTGCAGGTCCAGGACCAGAGCGCGCAGGGTATCGTTGTGCGTTGAGCCTGGAGCAGGGTCGGCGGTGTTGAAGTTCGGTTTGAGGGTTACTGCCTTGCCCTTCACCGGATTGGTCTCAAGCAGCGCAATTCCTCTCCGTACTCCTTCCACTCGGTTTTGAGTGCGCACCAGGCTTACTCTGGTTAAACTATCTGTATTGGTCATTGTCGACTCCTTTGCTGCCGCCGGAACGGTCGTCTTTTTTGTCGGCTCCGCCTTTCTCAAGCAGGCCGGAAGAAACGATGCTATCAGTGCCAGCCCACCCATCAAGGCCAGCTCTTTTAAAAACTCTCTTCTGCCCAGTTTTTTGAGCCGTGCCTGACCTTTGGATTCGTGATACGATAACATCTCGCCTCCCGTTGGTCATCCCATGTTTTCCAGGTCAAACACAGCACACCGGTATCATTTTCATATTAAGTGCCGCCTAATCTGCCTGTCAAGGACGCTTTGAATTTTTTGTTATCCGAGGGTAAACTGGTAGCGAGATTCGTGACATTCACTTTTTCAAGCATCGGCGAATATAATAACATGTCGATTTCTTAATTATGAAGTGAAATCATCTTGACCTGGTAACAGATTTTTCAAAACGCGGAGCAAAGGAGAATATGAAATGGCGAGAGCTCTGGAAGGTATACGCATCATTGATTTAACCCACGTTTTGGCCGGAGCCATGGCGACCATGATACTTGCCGACCTCGGTGCCGAGGTTATCCACGTTGAGCCACCGTATGGTGACGATGCCCGAGAATTCGGTCCTTTCGCCGGCGAGGCCGGCAAGAACCGCAGCGCCTATTTCGTCAGCCTTAACCGAAACAAAAAAAGCATGGTCCTGAACTTGAAGCACGAAAAGGGAAAACAAATCCTCCGTAAGCTTATCAAGATTTCCGATGTTATCATTGAAAACTATCGCCCCACCACCCTGCCGGAACTGGGATTCGGCTGGGCAGAGATTCAAAAAATAAACCCGGCCATCATCTATGCTTCCATATCCGGGTTCGGCCACGATACGCCGCCGGAATACCGTTCCCGTCCGGCCTATGACATTATCGCGCAGGCGTACAGCGGGTTCATGAGCATCACCGGCCCCGAAGACGGCGCCCCGTGCCGGGCTGGTGCATCGATAGGAGACATTTTCTCCGGCCACCAGGCAGCCATCGGCATACTCGCCGCCCTGATGCACCGTGAAAAAACCGGCCGGGGCCAGCGCTATGACGGCTCAATGCTGGATGGTCTGTTCTTCGTTCTGGAAAACGCCGTTGCCCAGTACACGGTTGGCCACCAGATTCCCAAGCCGCTCGGTTCCGCCCACCCCAGTATCGCTCCCTTTCAGACCGTATCCACCAGAGATGGCTGGATGGTCATTGCCATCGGCAACGATAATATCTGGAAACGGTTCTGTACGGCGATTGGTCGGGAGGATTTGAGCACGCAACCCGAATTCGAGACCAATTCGCTGCGCTCCAAGAACAGAAAAGCACTGATTGAAATCGTGGAAAGGGAAATGAGGAAAAAAACCACCCGTGCCTGGAGCAAGATTCTGGAAAGGGAATCAATTCCCCACTCCCCCATAAACAATATCAGGCAGGTCTGCGAGGACCCCTGTATTCAATACCGGAATATGCTGGTGGAAATAGAACAGCCTCAGATAGGCAGGGTAAAGATCGCCGGTTCACCGTTTCATCTTTCAGAAACGCCGGGAGAGGTTTATGCACCGGCCCCTCTGCTGGGAGAGCACACCGGGGAAATCCTGAAAAACCTTCTCGACTATTCCGACGAGGACATCGCCCATTTGAAGGATGATGGCGTGATTAATCACGGGTGAGTCCTGACCCGAGCTTATCCCCCCGATGACAATGTCAAGTGTTATCATTATAATATTGTAATAAATATATAAAATTATTACATTAATTTTATTAAATGGAGGGCAAAATGAAACGGAAAAAGATTAGGCTGCTGGTTGTCCTGCTTATAATCGTGGCCACTGGTGTGGGACTCTGGTGGGGTTTTGGCCGTTCTGCGGCAGAATCTCCCGGTGAAATTCTGACTTCAGGTTTTATCGAAGCCAGAGACGTTTCCATTGCCGCCGAGACCGGCGGTCGCATTGCCGAAATCACGGTCGACGAAGGCGACCAAATCGCGTCCGGCGCCACCCTTGTCATACTGGACGATTCACTGCTTACCGCCCAGAAAAGACAGGCGGAAGCCAACGTAAATCTGGCCCGTGCCTATCTGCAACAGGCCTTAATAGCACGGGACGGCGCGGAAAAGGCCTGGGAAAACGCCCTCGAGGTGCAGCGCAATCCCATGGAGCTGGAATCAAGAATTATTACCGCGGAAGGTGAGCTGGCGCTGGCCGAACTGAACCTGGCAAAAGCCGAGGAACTTGAAACGGAGTGGAACCTGGCCGTGGCTGAAATCCAGCTCGATACTGCTCAGAAGCTTCTGGAAAATTTCGAGAAGGCAGAACATACCGTGGGCATGGGCTCCCAGTATGACCGCATGGCAAAAACCATTCCCGCGGCCGGTGAACTGGCTATCGCTGAGCTCAATCTTGACTATCAGACGGAATTAATCGATTACTTCATCATTCCAGCGGCTGAACTCCGCGTGGCAACCGCACAGAAAGCGCTCCAGAACCTGCTGGCCATCAGGGATAACCCCCAGGAACTCAACACGGCGGTGGACAATACCTATACTGCCTACCAGGCGGCTGTGGCCGCCACGGAAGCCGCCGAGCTACAGGTCGAGCAGGTTGAAGCTTCCCTCAACGTAATCAATGTACAGCTTGACAAGCTTACCGTGGCCTCGCCTGTATCCGGTGTGGTCGTCTCACGCCATGCGGAAGCAGGAGAAATCGCCCAGCCGGGCTTTCCGATACTGACCGTAACCGGACTGGACGAAGTAACGCTGACCGCCTATGTTCCAGAACGCAAAATCGGTCTGGTCAAGCTGGGACAGGAAGTGCAGGTATCCGTTGACTCCTATCCCGACGAGTATTTTCCCGGCACCATTGTCTACATATCCCCGAATGCGCTGTTTACCCCCAAGAATATCCAGTTGAAA comes from the Chloroflexota bacterium genome and includes:
- a CDS encoding DUF362 domain-containing protein; translated protein: MLSYHESKGQARLKKLGRREFLKELALMGGLALIASFLPACLRKAEPTKKTTVPAAAKESTMTNTDSLTRVSLVRTQNRVEGVRRGIALLETNPVKGKAVTLKPNFNTADPAPGSTHNDTLRALVLDLQEMGASSITLAERSGPPNTRDVMEKKGIFPLAKELGIEVVNLQELGPEGWVHVKPSDSHWQDGFLFARAYLEAETIVQTCCLKTHAYGGHFTLSLKNSVGLVPRTGYPYMGELHSSRYQRQMIAEINTAYNPDLVVLDGVEAFVDGGPDKGTRVNADVILAGSDRVAIDAVGVAILRFFGTTPEVSKGPIFGQDQIARAVELGLGVSSPEQIQIITDDAESEDFAGKVHEILLSG
- a CDS encoding efflux RND transporter periplasmic adaptor subunit; its protein translation is MKRKKIRLLVVLLIIVATGVGLWWGFGRSAAESPGEILTSGFIEARDVSIAAETGGRIAEITVDEGDQIASGATLVILDDSLLTAQKRQAEANVNLARAYLQQALIARDGAEKAWENALEVQRNPMELESRIITAEGELALAELNLAKAEELETEWNLAVAEIQLDTAQKLLENFEKAEHTVGMGSQYDRMAKTIPAAGELAIAELNLDYQTELIDYFIIPAAELRVATAQKALQNLLAIRDNPQELNTAVDNTYTAYQAAVAATEAAELQVEQVEASLNVINVQLDKLTVASPVSGVVVSRHAEAGEIAQPGFPILTVTGLDEVTLTAYVPERKIGLVKLGQEVQVSVDSYPDEYFPGTIVYISPNALFTPKNIQLKEEREKMVFAVKISLANPEQKLKSGMPADARILTDAEGK
- a CDS encoding CoA transferase, yielding MARALEGIRIIDLTHVLAGAMATMILADLGAEVIHVEPPYGDDAREFGPFAGEAGKNRSAYFVSLNRNKKSMVLNLKHEKGKQILRKLIKISDVIIENYRPTTLPELGFGWAEIQKINPAIIYASISGFGHDTPPEYRSRPAYDIIAQAYSGFMSITGPEDGAPCRAGASIGDIFSGHQAAIGILAALMHREKTGRGQRYDGSMLDGLFFVLENAVAQYTVGHQIPKPLGSAHPSIAPFQTVSTRDGWMVIAIGNDNIWKRFCTAIGREDLSTQPEFETNSLRSKNRKALIEIVEREMRKKTTRAWSKILERESIPHSPINNIRQVCEDPCIQYRNMLVEIEQPQIGRVKIAGSPFHLSETPGEVYAPAPLLGEHTGEILKNLLDYSDEDIAHLKDDGVINHG